The Candidatus Marinimicrobia bacterium CG08_land_8_20_14_0_20_45_22 genomic sequence AGTGCTTTTTGCGATAGGTCCTTCAATATCCGACGGCTTTTATTACGATTTTGACCTTGAAGAAAAAATTACTCAGGAAGATTTTAAAAAAATCTCGGAAGAAATGAAGAAAATCATAAAAGAAAAACACTCTTTTGAACATTCAACGATGAAAAAAGACGGAGCGGTTAAATTCTTCAAAGCCAGGGGGCAGATATACAAGGTTGAGCTCATCCAGGCGCTTCCCGTGGAAGAAGTTTCAATCTATAAACTCGGCGATTTCATAGACCTCTGTAAGGGACCTCACATAGAAAATTCTTCTGAACTTCGAAACTTCAAACTTCTTGACGTCGCGGGCGCATACTGGAGAGGCGATGAGAAAAACAAAATGCTCCAGCGCATTTACGGAACAGCTTTCGCGACAAAACAGGAACTGGCTGATTTTATTCATTTCAGGGAGGAAGCGAAAAAAAGAGACCACAGGATTATCGGCAGGCACATATTCAGCATACACCCTGAAGCCGGCGTCGGCCTTATTCACTGGCATCCCGACGGAGCGGCTCTTTTGGAAGTAATTGAGAATTTCTGGAAGAAAGAGCATATTAAAAACGGCTATCAACTTGTCAGAACGCCGCACATCGCAAGCGAAGAAATTTACAGAATTTCGGGTCATCTCCAGAATTATAGCGAAATGATGTATTCGCGTATGGACATAGAAGGCAAGCCCTACAGGGTAAGGCCTATGAACTGCCCGGGGCATATAATGATTTATTTGTCCCAACTTCACTCTTACAGAGAACTGCCGATAAGGTTTGCCGAACTCGGCACTGTTTACAGGTTTGAAAAAAGCGGCGTGCTCCACGGGCTTTTGCGCGTGAGGGGTTTTACAATAGACGACGCTCACATATTTGTTTCAAAAGAGAGCGTTATTGACGAGATATGCCGCGTTTTTGATTTTTGCCTCAAAATACTTTCTGCGTTCGGGTTTAAGGATTTTAAGGTGTATATTTCCACGAGGCCCAATGATAAATATGTCGGAGACATTAAGTCGTGGGAATTGGCAGAGGAGTCGCTCAAGAAATCCGTTGAAAAAAGCGGAATCCCTTACGAAGTGGACGAAGGCGGCGGGGCTTTTTACGGACCGAAAATAGATATCAAAATTAAAGATGCTCTCGGCAGATTCTGGCAGTGTTCTACGATACAATTTGATTTCAATCTGCCGGAGCGGTTTTCGGTTTTTTACATCGGAAAAGACGGCGAAAAAAAGACGCCTTTTATGATTCACAGGGCGATATTCGGCTCAATAGAACGCTTTACCGGGATGCTCATAGAGCATTACAAGGCGGATTTCCCTGTGTGGTTTGCGCCG encodes the following:
- a CDS encoding threonine--tRNA ligase; this translates as MEEKTYTLETLRHSASHIMAYAVSRIYGKVLFAIGPSISDGFYYDFDLEEKITQEDFKKISEEMKKIIKEKHSFEHSTMKKDGAVKFFKARGQIYKVELIQALPVEEVSIYKLGDFIDLCKGPHIENSSELRNFKLLDVAGAYWRGDEKNKMLQRIYGTAFATKQELADFIHFREEAKKRDHRIIGRHIFSIHPEAGVGLIHWHPDGAALLEVIENFWKKEHIKNGYQLVRTPHIASEEIYRISGHLQNYSEMMYSRMDIEGKPYRVRPMNCPGHIMIYLSQLHSYRELPIRFAELGTVYRFEKSGVLHGLLRVRGFTIDDAHIFVSKESVIDEICRVFDFCLKILSAFGFKDFKVYISTRPNDKYVGDIKSWELAEESLKKSVEKSGIPYEVDEGGGAFYGPKIDIKIKDALGRFWQCSTIQFDFNLPERFSVFYIGKDGEKKTPFMIHRAIFGSIERFTGMLIEHYKADFPVWFAPRQIKIISISEKHSAAVYKIFEEIREGGVRAEADVRNLSLNKKIREALAEHIPYIGIIGDSESQSGDVTIRDRKANIGRCTSGKLIEKFEESAVKHLTKLDL